The Choristoneura fumiferana chromosome 10, NRCan_CFum_1, whole genome shotgun sequence genome has a segment encoding these proteins:
- the LOC141432014 gene encoding uncharacterized protein — MRAVQLLSVLVFMSVGGAVTCLRIRDLRIPSHVAEGSEAVLSCKYELGKQHLYAVKWFKDDREFYRYQPVTNGTQAFTEKGVSVDLERSDRTTVTLVHMISDSEGEYRCEVICEAPGFKQISAKGHISVHLLPKSEPQVTGLRDQYRVNEPLELNCSSLGARPKAELKWLVNGKEAPVYHVRGPWDLRSVQPSDATDTTLELSFGVRSNHFQHGVMTLTCQATIPPLYHKETVFRYHMLQQQGFKLIETTTQHYIKTTEKPCTSTIKIQLEETAKDMEPWSLTSKKTDSAGSVNSSIVALLVCISIEALLQIIN; from the exons ATGCGTGCGGTTCAGTTGTTAAGTGTGTTAGTATTTATGTCAGTGGGAG gtGCAGTAACATGTCTTCGGATACGGGACTTGCGGATCCCGTCGCATGTTGCCGAGGGCTCGGAAGCCGTCCTCAGTTGCAAGTACGAGCTGGGAAAGCAGCACCTTTATGCTGTCAAGTGGTTCAAGGATGACCGGGAGTTCTACCGGTACCAGCCTGTTACTAACGGCACTCAGGCCTTCACGGAGAAAGGAGTGTCCGTTGAT TTGGAGCGTTCCGACCGGACAACTGTCACGCTGGTACACATGATCAGCGACTCAGAGGGCGAGTACCGCTGCGAAGTCATCTGCGAAGCGCCTGGCTTCAAGCAGATCTCTGCCAAGGGACACATTTCCGTTCATC TTCTACCGAAATCAGAACCGCAAGTGACGGGTCTTCGGGACCAGTACAGAGTCAACGAGCCCTTGGAGCTCAACTGCTCGTCCCTGGGCGCCCGGCCCAAAGCCGAGCTCAAGTGGCTGGTGAACGGAAAGGAAGCGCCAGTGTACCACGTGCGCGGGCCGTGGGACCTGCGGTCAGTGCAGCCAAGCGACGCCACTGATACCACGCTGGAGCTCAGCTTTGGGGTCCGCTCTAACCATTTTCAGCACGGAGTCATGACTCTAACG TGCCAAGCTACGATACCGCCTTTGTACCACAAAGAGACGGTATTCCGATACCACATGCTCCAACAACAAGGGTTTAAGCTAATAGAGACCACGACGCAACACTACATCAAGACCACCGAGAAACCGTGTACCAGCACTATTAAGATTCAGCTCGAAGAAACTGCCAAAGATATGGAGCCTTGGTCTCTGACGTCAAAAAAAACTG ATAGTGCTGGATCCGTGAACAGTTCCATCGTGGCGTTATTGGTTTGCATTTCAATCGAAGCACTTTTgcagattattaattaa
- the LOC141432012 gene encoding uncharacterized protein isoform X3, whose product MIIWVIWFSALAWSTSKCEPPVSSYLPPSTGGNGRPAPQYGPPELGNGSPGGPGGRSGSGRQGNQNQISDSYSPPGQFPSSSNLDAEYGPPAQGSGRSGAGSPQGSFGGTQSQGDFGGSQSQGGFGGRSSQGNFGASPSQGVFASQPQQRSQGNANTPSSEYGVPEQNSNSFGRSGSQPSAGAGDRFGSGGRPQSTYGPPNQQSGLGRSPSGGNGGGARDGQISGQRPDSSYGPPPSGRLQQPNSQFGAGGQSPVQFSASQRAPESSYGAPNANSPQGGFGRQNPNDPPSSMYGAPGFGSGSSGSGSDYDGSESDEPAKYEFNYEVDDSQTGGAGNGGSGFGSGNKGSGGGSQGYPQGGPSSGDFASGDNDIGYPRGGPGSGSSRSGQYQEQDNQGSFQDQNDRLSQQRDQGESGYPRGGPGSGRNGGNQGGTRGSQRGQQNGQANSGYPSGGPGRNGNGLESLNGDNGYPSGGPQGQRGLSSGGQRNDMGYPSARPQGGSGGFGSQGPVGGSGGYPSGGPQGGRGNGGRQGGDDGYPSGGPNGPRGSGY is encoded by the exons ATGATTATA TGGGTTATTTGGTTTAGCGCTCTTGCGTGGTCTACAAGCAAATGTGAACCCCCTGTCAGCAGCTACCTCCCACCATCCACTGGCGGCAACGGCAGACCTGCCCCACAGTATGGCCCCCCAGAATTAGGGAATGGATCTCCCGGCGGTCCAGGTGGTCGATCTGGCTCTGGAAGACAGGGCAATCAAAACCAGATCAGTGATTCTTATTCACCACCGGGCCAATTTCCTTCATCGAGTAATTTGGATGCTGAGTATGGGCCACCAGCACAGGGCTCAGGACGCAGTGGAGCCGGTTCACCTCAAGGTAGTTTTGGCGGAACTCAGTCACAAGGTGATTTTGGAGGTAGTCAATCTCAAGGTGGATTTGGTGGTAGATCATCCCAGGGAAATTTCGGAGCTAGCCCATCTCAAGGTGTCTTTGCCTCCCAGCCACAACAAAGAAGTCAGGGAAACGCTAATACTCCGAGTTCGGAGTATGGCGTCCCCGAGCAGAACTCCAATTCGTTTGGAAGATCAGGAAGTCAACCATCTGCGGGGGCAGGAGACAGGTTTGGTAGCGGTGGGCGACCCCAATCAACTTACGGTCctccaaatcagcaatctggtTTAGGCCGATCTCCAAGTGGCGGTAACGGAGGTGGTGCGCGCGATGGCCAGATCTCTGGTCAGCGACCGGATAGTTCTTATGGTCCACCTCCAAGTGGCCGACTTCAGCAACCGAACAGCCAATTTGGTGCTGGTGGGCAGTCACCAGTCCAATTCTCTGCATCACAAAGAGCACCTGAATCTTCGTATGGGGCCCCGAACGCTAACAGCCCACAGGGTGGGTTTGGAAGACAGAATCCTAATGACCCACCTTCGTCGATGTACGGCGCACCAGGTTTTGGAAGTGGGAGTAGTGGTAGCGGTTCTGATTATGATGGAAGTGAATCTGAT GAGCCAGCTAAATACGAGTTTAACTATGAGGTCGACGATTCGCAGACAG GTGGTGCCGGTAATGGTGGGTCAGGATTTGGCTCAG gCAACAAAGGTTCAGGAGGTGGTTCTCAAGGCTATCCGCAAGGTGGGCCGAGCTCAGGAGACTTCGCCAGTGGTGACAACGATATTGGCTACCCACGAGGTGGACCTGGCAGTGGAAGTTCAAGATCTGGCCAATATCAAGAGCAAGACAATCAAGGAAGTTTCCAGGACCAGAATGACAGATTATCACAACAAAGGGATCAAGGAGAATCGGGATATCCGAGAGGAGGACCTGGAAGCGGTAGAAACGGAGGGAATCAAGGAGGCACAAGAGGCTCCCAAAGAGGCCAACAGAACGGTCAGGCCAACTCTGGGTACCCATCTGGAGGTCCCGGTAGAAATGGTAATGGTCTTGAGAGTTTAAATGGTGATAATGGATATCCCAGTGGTGGTCCACAAGGTCAAAGAGGTCTATCCAGCGGTGGTCAAAGGAATGACATGGGGTACCCGAGTGCTAGGCCTCAGGGAGGCAGCGGTGGCTTTGGCAGCCAAGGGCCTGTTGGTGGTAGTGGTGGGTATCCAAGCGGTGGACCTCAAGGAGGCAGAGGAAATGGAGGACGACAGGGAGGAGACGACGGCTACCCTAGCGGTGGCCCCAATGGTCCCAGGGGTTCCGGCTACTAA
- the LOC141432012 gene encoding uncharacterized protein isoform X2 — MIIWVIWFSALAWSTSKCEPPVSSYLPPSTGGNGRPAPQYGPPELGNGSPGGPGGRSGSGRQGNQNQISDSYSPPGQFPSSSNLDAEYGPPAQGSGRSGAGSPQGSFGGTQSQGDFGGSQSQGVFASQPQQRSQGNANTPSSEYGVPEQNSNSFGRSGSQPSAGAGDRFGSGGRPQSTYGPPNQQSGLGRSPSGGNGGGARDGQISGQRPDSSYGPPPSGRLQQPNSQFGAGGQSPVQFSASQRAPESSYGAPNANSPQGGFGRQNPNDPPSSMYGAPGFGSGSSGSGSDYDGSESDEPAKYEFNYEVDDSQTGTKFGHSEQRDGDVATGEYNVVLPDGRKQVVEYEAGLQGYKPQIRYEGGAGNGGSGFGSGNKGSGGGSQGYPQGGPSSGDFASGDNDIGYPRGGPGSGSSRSGQYQEQDNQGSFQDQNDRLSQQRDQGESGYPRGGPGSGRNGGNQGGTRGSQRGQQNGQANSGYPSGGPGRNGNGLESLNGDNGYPSGGPQGQRGLSSGGQRNDMGYPSARPQGGSGGFGSQGPVGGSGGYPSGGPQGGRGNGGRQGGDDGYPSGGPNGPRGSGY; from the exons ATGATTATA TGGGTTATTTGGTTTAGCGCTCTTGCGTGGTCTACAAGCAAATGTGAACCCCCTGTCAGCAGCTACCTCCCACCATCCACTGGCGGCAACGGCAGACCTGCCCCACAGTATGGCCCCCCAGAATTAGGGAATGGATCTCCCGGCGGTCCAGGTGGTCGATCTGGCTCTGGAAGACAGGGCAATCAAAACCAGATCAGTGATTCTTATTCACCACCGGGCCAATTTCCTTCATCGAGTAATTTGGATGCTGAGTATGGGCCACCAGCACAGGGCTCAGGACGCAGTGGAGCCGGTTCACCTCAAGGTAGTTTTGGCGGAACTCAGTCACAAGGTGATTTTGGAGGTAGTCAATCTCAAG GTGTCTTTGCCTCCCAGCCACAACAAAGAAGTCAGGGAAACGCTAATACTCCGAGTTCGGAGTATGGCGTCCCCGAGCAGAACTCCAATTCGTTTGGAAGATCAGGAAGTCAACCATCTGCGGGGGCAGGAGACAGGTTTGGTAGCGGTGGGCGACCCCAATCAACTTACGGTCctccaaatcagcaatctggtTTAGGCCGATCTCCAAGTGGCGGTAACGGAGGTGGTGCGCGCGATGGCCAGATCTCTGGTCAGCGACCGGATAGTTCTTATGGTCCACCTCCAAGTGGCCGACTTCAGCAACCGAACAGCCAATTTGGTGCTGGTGGGCAGTCACCAGTCCAATTCTCTGCATCACAAAGAGCACCTGAATCTTCGTATGGGGCCCCGAACGCTAACAGCCCACAGGGTGGGTTTGGAAGACAGAATCCTAATGACCCACCTTCGTCGATGTACGGCGCACCAGGTTTTGGAAGTGGGAGTAGTGGTAGCGGTTCTGATTATGATGGAAGTGAATCTGAT GAGCCAGCTAAATACGAGTTTAACTATGAGGTCGACGATTCGCAGACAGGTACTAAATTTGGTCATTCTGAACAACGTGACGGTGACGTCGCCACCGGGGAATATAACGTAGTGCTCCCCGATGGCAGGAAGCAGGTGGTCGAGTACGAGGCTGGCCTACAAGGATACAAGCCTCAGATACGATACGAGG GTGGTGCCGGTAATGGTGGGTCAGGATTTGGCTCAG gCAACAAAGGTTCAGGAGGTGGTTCTCAAGGCTATCCGCAAGGTGGGCCGAGCTCAGGAGACTTCGCCAGTGGTGACAACGATATTGGCTACCCACGAGGTGGACCTGGCAGTGGAAGTTCAAGATCTGGCCAATATCAAGAGCAAGACAATCAAGGAAGTTTCCAGGACCAGAATGACAGATTATCACAACAAAGGGATCAAGGAGAATCGGGATATCCGAGAGGAGGACCTGGAAGCGGTAGAAACGGAGGGAATCAAGGAGGCACAAGAGGCTCCCAAAGAGGCCAACAGAACGGTCAGGCCAACTCTGGGTACCCATCTGGAGGTCCCGGTAGAAATGGTAATGGTCTTGAGAGTTTAAATGGTGATAATGGATATCCCAGTGGTGGTCCACAAGGTCAAAGAGGTCTATCCAGCGGTGGTCAAAGGAATGACATGGGGTACCCGAGTGCTAGGCCTCAGGGAGGCAGCGGTGGCTTTGGCAGCCAAGGGCCTGTTGGTGGTAGTGGTGGGTATCCAAGCGGTGGACCTCAAGGAGGCAGAGGAAATGGAGGACGACAGGGAGGAGACGACGGCTACCCTAGCGGTGGCCCCAATGGTCCCAGGGGTTCCGGCTACTAA
- the LOC141432012 gene encoding uncharacterized protein isoform X1 encodes MIIWVIWFSALAWSTSKCEPPVSSYLPPSTGGNGRPAPQYGPPELGNGSPGGPGGRSGSGRQGNQNQISDSYSPPGQFPSSSNLDAEYGPPAQGSGRSGAGSPQGSFGGTQSQGDFGGSQSQGGFGGRSSQGNFGASPSQGVFASQPQQRSQGNANTPSSEYGVPEQNSNSFGRSGSQPSAGAGDRFGSGGRPQSTYGPPNQQSGLGRSPSGGNGGGARDGQISGQRPDSSYGPPPSGRLQQPNSQFGAGGQSPVQFSASQRAPESSYGAPNANSPQGGFGRQNPNDPPSSMYGAPGFGSGSSGSGSDYDGSESDEPAKYEFNYEVDDSQTGTKFGHSEQRDGDVATGEYNVVLPDGRKQVVEYEAGLQGYKPQIRYEGGAGNGGSGFGSGNKGSGGGSQGYPQGGPSSGDFASGDNDIGYPRGGPGSGSSRSGQYQEQDNQGSFQDQNDRLSQQRDQGESGYPRGGPGSGRNGGNQGGTRGSQRGQQNGQANSGYPSGGPGRNGNGLESLNGDNGYPSGGPQGQRGLSSGGQRNDMGYPSARPQGGSGGFGSQGPVGGSGGYPSGGPQGGRGNGGRQGGDDGYPSGGPNGPRGSGY; translated from the exons ATGATTATA TGGGTTATTTGGTTTAGCGCTCTTGCGTGGTCTACAAGCAAATGTGAACCCCCTGTCAGCAGCTACCTCCCACCATCCACTGGCGGCAACGGCAGACCTGCCCCACAGTATGGCCCCCCAGAATTAGGGAATGGATCTCCCGGCGGTCCAGGTGGTCGATCTGGCTCTGGAAGACAGGGCAATCAAAACCAGATCAGTGATTCTTATTCACCACCGGGCCAATTTCCTTCATCGAGTAATTTGGATGCTGAGTATGGGCCACCAGCACAGGGCTCAGGACGCAGTGGAGCCGGTTCACCTCAAGGTAGTTTTGGCGGAACTCAGTCACAAGGTGATTTTGGAGGTAGTCAATCTCAAGGTGGATTTGGTGGTAGATCATCCCAGGGAAATTTCGGAGCTAGCCCATCTCAAGGTGTCTTTGCCTCCCAGCCACAACAAAGAAGTCAGGGAAACGCTAATACTCCGAGTTCGGAGTATGGCGTCCCCGAGCAGAACTCCAATTCGTTTGGAAGATCAGGAAGTCAACCATCTGCGGGGGCAGGAGACAGGTTTGGTAGCGGTGGGCGACCCCAATCAACTTACGGTCctccaaatcagcaatctggtTTAGGCCGATCTCCAAGTGGCGGTAACGGAGGTGGTGCGCGCGATGGCCAGATCTCTGGTCAGCGACCGGATAGTTCTTATGGTCCACCTCCAAGTGGCCGACTTCAGCAACCGAACAGCCAATTTGGTGCTGGTGGGCAGTCACCAGTCCAATTCTCTGCATCACAAAGAGCACCTGAATCTTCGTATGGGGCCCCGAACGCTAACAGCCCACAGGGTGGGTTTGGAAGACAGAATCCTAATGACCCACCTTCGTCGATGTACGGCGCACCAGGTTTTGGAAGTGGGAGTAGTGGTAGCGGTTCTGATTATGATGGAAGTGAATCTGAT GAGCCAGCTAAATACGAGTTTAACTATGAGGTCGACGATTCGCAGACAGGTACTAAATTTGGTCATTCTGAACAACGTGACGGTGACGTCGCCACCGGGGAATATAACGTAGTGCTCCCCGATGGCAGGAAGCAGGTGGTCGAGTACGAGGCTGGCCTACAAGGATACAAGCCTCAGATACGATACGAGG GTGGTGCCGGTAATGGTGGGTCAGGATTTGGCTCAG gCAACAAAGGTTCAGGAGGTGGTTCTCAAGGCTATCCGCAAGGTGGGCCGAGCTCAGGAGACTTCGCCAGTGGTGACAACGATATTGGCTACCCACGAGGTGGACCTGGCAGTGGAAGTTCAAGATCTGGCCAATATCAAGAGCAAGACAATCAAGGAAGTTTCCAGGACCAGAATGACAGATTATCACAACAAAGGGATCAAGGAGAATCGGGATATCCGAGAGGAGGACCTGGAAGCGGTAGAAACGGAGGGAATCAAGGAGGCACAAGAGGCTCCCAAAGAGGCCAACAGAACGGTCAGGCCAACTCTGGGTACCCATCTGGAGGTCCCGGTAGAAATGGTAATGGTCTTGAGAGTTTAAATGGTGATAATGGATATCCCAGTGGTGGTCCACAAGGTCAAAGAGGTCTATCCAGCGGTGGTCAAAGGAATGACATGGGGTACCCGAGTGCTAGGCCTCAGGGAGGCAGCGGTGGCTTTGGCAGCCAAGGGCCTGTTGGTGGTAGTGGTGGGTATCCAAGCGGTGGACCTCAAGGAGGCAGAGGAAATGGAGGACGACAGGGAGGAGACGACGGCTACCCTAGCGGTGGCCCCAATGGTCCCAGGGGTTCCGGCTACTAA